The following is a genomic window from Bacillus carboniphilus.
AAGAATCATTTAAGCAAGGTGGAATCAAGGATGAATGGATTTGTGAGGAGAAAGTAAAACCACTGGCAAAGCTTTCTGTTACTCCTGAGGATTTCCCGTTTATAGAACAAGTGAGCCGGCATAATGAGAAGGATTCAGTGTTGAAAACGATGTTTAAGGTGCTGTTGTTGAACAAGGTGGGGGCGTAAAAGAAGAGAGCCAGAAGATACAATATATTGAGTTTTTATATCACTATTTTTTGGATGTTAGTTACAGTACATATGGTGATTTCAGACATGAATCAAACTTGGTCTTTGGCTCCAAGAGCTCCTATGGTTTGGCTATTCGTACTCACTACGATGATAGTTGGACTTTTTGGTTTCAATGATAGATCAAGTTTGGTAGCAAAAGTTAGAAGTTGGGTTTCAACGGTCCTTTCAAATTTACTTTTGTTGGTCCTTTCCCTGGGGGTTCTGCGATATAATGCCATGCATACTGAGCTAATTAAAACAGTACACTCTCCTGATAAGCAATATACAATCAATTTTTATTTAACAAATGGTGGGGCGATGACTTCTTTGGGAGTATTAGGTGAGTTAGACGGACCTTTATGGTTCTATAAGAAAGTTTTTTATGATTACAGAATGGACCGTGCTGAAGTAGAGTGGATAAACAACCATACCGTTTCGATCAATGGACATTTGTTGGATTTGGGAAAAGGAGAGACATTTAGAGACTAATGTTTTTTTGAAGTGATTTGAGTAATAAGGT
Proteins encoded in this region:
- a CDS encoding DUF5412 family protein, which encodes MNQTWSLAPRAPMVWLFVLTTMIVGLFGFNDRSSLVAKVRSWVSTVLSNLLLLVLSLGVLRYNAMHTELIKTVHSPDKQYTINFYLTNGGAMTSLGVLGELDGPLWFYKKVFYDYRMDRAEVEWINNHTVSINGHLLDLGKGETFRD